DNA sequence from the Vibrio ishigakensis genome:
CTCCGACATCAACAGGTTTTCATTTGAACGCGAGTCTCTAACACTGCTCCTTAATCAAAACTATGATGCTTTCTATAAGACAAATTACGAAAACACCAAAATATTGAGAGATGCTGGTATCTTGTTGATGAATCTAAATCATGCCGAGAGCAAGAGATACTTGAGCAGAGCAAGAGAGTTAAACCCCAGTGGAAAAGTAATTAATGCATCCCTAGAAATGCTATTAAAAGGTGAATAAATTGAAAAGGTTACTGCTTCATATTGGAAAACACAAGACCGGCACAACAACTATTCAGCAGTTCTTGTTAGATAACAAAAATGAATTAAGACAAAGAAGTTGGGATTACATAAGTACTAGAGGGATGAACTCCAACAGTTCGGTAAAAAGAAAAACATCTAGTGGATATGATAGTGATGAGTATTTTAAATGTCACGAAGTTAAAACTGAATTCTTTACTAATTTTTTGGAAGAATCTACAGCAGATAATGTAATTATATCTTCAGAGAATTTTGATCTTGTAACTTCAGAGGAAGAAATTGGAAAATTCAAATCATATCTCGAAACATATTTTGAGAAGATCGAAATTTCAGTTTATCTACGTAGACAAGATTTATATGCTATTTCTTACAAGCAACAACGCTCTAAACCTAACATATTTCAAGCCTTTGATAATGAAATATCAGCTTTGCCGTTGATGTCTGAATATGCTAAGAAAATATTTGATTATAATATAACTATTGATAGCTGGGCTAAAGTTTTTGGAAAAGAAAATATTCGCGTTAGAATATTGGAAAAAGAAAAGCTTTATAAAAATGACTTGATAAAAGACTTCTTAAATCTAATTGATTTAGACTATGATTCTTGTTCATTCAAAGAGCCTCGCAACTTGAACGAATCGATGAACCGACTTGAACAAATATCTAATCATCTCTTAAATGAATATGGGATAAATAACTTGTCGATTAATAATATAGACAACGATAGTTCTAAACTTCTACCTACTAAAAATGAAGCTATAGCTTTTTATGAGTGCTTCAAACAGTCAAATAAAGATTTAAACAAAAAGTATTCGGTTAGTTTGTCCTGTGAGAGCATATTTGAAGAGAACTTTGATAGGTATCCAGACACAGATGTTAATATAACTAGTTCAGAATTACATTTAATTTTCAAAGCTGTTCTCGATAAAGCAATCAAAAACAACGAAGACTTGGTTACTGATTCATTGAGGGACCTTGCCATAAGCATCGAAAAGACTAACCCCAAAGAGGCGCTTTTTATTATGATGTTAGCGAAGGAAAGAAGGAACGGGACAACAATCAATAGAAAGATTAAAGAGTATCGCCAAGAGCTAAAGAAATACTATGATTTTAAATAAGATAAAGAAAGTAATAAGGAATCCGCGTCTAATTACGAAAATTAGATTTTATAGTTTGAGAAAATCTATAGCTACGAAACTTGATAATACAACAGTGTATCAATATGGTATAGTTAGCGCTGTATATAATATGGAAAGCTACATAGATAAGTTTATTAGTTCAATCGTTGAACAGTCTTGTGGGTTTTCTTCTAATATAAAAATAATTTTAGTTAATGACGGTTCAACTGATACAACTGAAAAAAAGATAAAGTTGTGGCAAAGCAAATATCCTAATAACATTGTAATTTTAAACAAAAATAATGGAGGACAAGCCTCAGCAAGAAACTTTGGTTTGGATTACATTAAAGATAACAATATACTTTTGGACTTTATTACGTTTACTGATCCTGATGATTTTTTAAACAAGGATTACTTTAGTCAAATAGATTTTTTGATAAAAAAGAATCCTCAAATCGATATTATTTCCACTAAATTTATTTACTATGACGAGGACACCTCAGACGAAAGGGAAACACATCCGCTTAACTTTAAATTCAAAGGAAATAAGCTTACAAGTGATGCAGATAAGATGTCTGGCTTACAAATGTCGATGTCTACAGCAGTATTCAGAACTGCAAAGATATTTAACATGAGTAAATGGGTTAGTGAAGACATTAAGCCCTGTTTTGAGGATGCAGAATTTGTCAACAGATTTATAATTGATAATGATGTAAAGAAAGTAGGCCTTTCGAAGAATTCTTTATACTATTATCGACAAAGGTCTTCAAATGATTCTACGTTGAATACGACTTGGAGTAAGAAAGAGCACTACAGAGATGTGCTGCAGTATGGATGTTTGGGACTAATAGAGCATTCTAAAAAAGTGAGAGGCGAAGTTAGCGGTAATGTTAAAAATGCTGTTTTGTATCACCTAATTTGGTATGTTAAACGCTTTGTAGATAATCCAAATTGCATAAACTTCTTAAGTGATAGTGAGAAGAAAGCTTTCTTCGATCTTCTACATAAAATATTAGCCAATTTTTCTGTCCAAGATATCATAGAGTTTGAGATTTCTAATATATGGTATCTACACAGGCAAATTTTACTTGTTTTAAGAGACCCCACTGCCACACATATAAATCCAGTAGTTTATTTAAAGGGGATAACTGATGAGGAGTTGATATTTTATTGTGTTTCAAGACCTAATTCTGTTATTTCAATAACTATAGACGGTAAAATTTTGACCAAGGAACATGTGACTAATAGTGTACGTAGGTTAGATGAGGTCGAAATATACAAAGAAAGTCAGATATTGATCCCTTTCGATAATTATTCGAGCAAGGTTGAAGTTTTTATCGATGATTTGCCCTGCACTGTAAAGATTGGTAGTCAATCTTTACCCGAGATTGTTAATATTTACCAACTTGCTACGCTAAGTAAATATATATCTTCTCAATGTCCGTTGAGCGTCAAACAAAAAAGGTTGATGAAAACTTACTATAATGAAATTGGTAAATGTAACCCTATTTACCAAGACGCTGTTATCATTATGGATCGCGACATTGCGGGTGACGATAACGGCGAGCACTTTTATAGATACCTAAAAAATAATACTTGCATTAAAAATTTGTACTTCTCTGTACGAAAGGGAACTAAATGCTGGGATAGATTGGAGAGAGAGGGTTTCAATCTTTTAGAATTTGGTAGTCATGATTACGAACTCGCTCTACTAAACGCTAAATACTTGATATCCTCTCACATGGATAAGTACATAGTTGACTATTTTGGTGACGGTTTATTAAGAGATATAACGAATTTCAAGTTTGTGTTTTTACAACATGGTGTTACGAAGGATGATATATCAGCGTGGTGTAATTCAAAAAATATAGATGTTTTCGTTACTGCAGCTAAGGATGAATACAATAGTATCGTCACTAGTGAATCGAATTATTTGATTAACCCATCAAAAGTTTTGTTAAGTGGGTTTCCAAGACATGACGCTCTCATTTCTAGAAATTTAGAGAATAATGATAACGACATGATATTAATTATGCCTACTTGGAGAAAGTCATTAGTTGGGTCTGTAAAAGGTAAGGGTAACGAGAGAAATATCAACACTGCTTTTAAGTCGTCAGTCTTTCTTCAATGTTGGGACGAGTTACTTAATTCGGCTCAATTGAGAGAACATGCTAATAATCTTGACTGTAAGGTTAAGTTTGTTCCTCATCAGAACCTTTTACCTTATCTAGACGATTTTAACATTCCCGATTATATTGAAATT
Encoded proteins:
- a CDS encoding bifunctional glycosyltransferase family 2 protein/CDP-glycerol:glycerophosphate glycerophosphotransferase, with the translated sequence MILNKIKKVIRNPRLITKIRFYSLRKSIATKLDNTTVYQYGIVSAVYNMESYIDKFISSIVEQSCGFSSNIKIILVNDGSTDTTEKKIKLWQSKYPNNIVILNKNNGGQASARNFGLDYIKDNNILLDFITFTDPDDFLNKDYFSQIDFLIKKNPQIDIISTKFIYYDEDTSDERETHPLNFKFKGNKLTSDADKMSGLQMSMSTAVFRTAKIFNMSKWVSEDIKPCFEDAEFVNRFIIDNDVKKVGLSKNSLYYYRQRSSNDSTLNTTWSKKEHYRDVLQYGCLGLIEHSKKVRGEVSGNVKNAVLYHLIWYVKRFVDNPNCINFLSDSEKKAFFDLLHKILANFSVQDIIEFEISNIWYLHRQILLVLRDPTATHINPVVYLKGITDEELIFYCVSRPNSVISITIDGKILTKEHVTNSVRRLDEVEIYKESQILIPFDNYSSKVEVFIDDLPCTVKIGSQSLPEIVNIYQLATLSKYISSQCPLSVKQKRLMKTYYNEIGKCNPIYQDAVIIMDRDIAGDDNGEHFYRYLKNNTCIKNLYFSVRKGTKCWDRLEREGFNLLEFGSHDYELALLNAKYLISSHMDKYIVDYFGDGLLRDITNFKFVFLQHGVTKDDISAWCNSKNIDVFVTAAKDEYNSIVTSESNYLINPSKVLLSGFPRHDALISRNLENNDNDMILIMPTWRKSLVGSVKGKGNERNINTAFKSSVFLQCWDELLNSAQLREHANNLDCKVKFVPHQNLLPYLDDFNIPDYIEIEKNVADFQALFTQCELLITDYSSVAFEVAYLSKSVCYYQFDKHEVFDSGHFYEKGYFDYENDGFGPVFENVSDFDLIIANNGYREEKFEERRNNFFAYRDGKCNERLAKHLGFLHD